In Prunus dulcis chromosome 1, ALMONDv2, whole genome shotgun sequence, the following are encoded in one genomic region:
- the LOC117614365 gene encoding ribosome-inactivating protein alpha-trichosanthin-like — MELSFSTKNTTPQKYRDFIESLRQRLTAGRSKSHGIPVLPRREDVPDAQRFLLVDLTNSGNNTIRLAIDVVNAYVVGYAAGGRSYFLKENARENPPPIHTLFRDTTRMPPLNFDGSYIGLSRAAQEAVKRNIARDRARNPAVAGLHPNTPILERIPLGRNELDDAINLLRLAPSQSDQAVGFIVVIQMICEAARFRFIEGLLRNSMKDVYDPTIPGPATRSLENHWSDISKEIQRVPANQTQFQKAVVLHNIRNERVEVRSVDSDVVRGVAMLLYDRNQNANPGPSAKKPLLKN; from the coding sequence ATGGAACTATCCTTCTCCACTAAGAACACAACCCCCCAGAAATACCGCGACTTCATAGAATCTCTGCGACAACGACTCACAGCCGGACGATCTAAATCACATGGTATACCGGTGCTGCCTAGAAGAGAAGATGTGCCAGACGCACAGCGCTTTCTTCTTGTTGATCTCACAAACTCTGGAAACAATACCATCAGGCTCGCAATCGATGTGGTGAACGCTTACGTGGTGGGTTATGCTGCAGGTGGCCGATCCTACTTTCTTAAAGAAAATGCTCGTGAGAATCCGCCTCCAATTCACACCTTGTTCCGCGACACCACTCGGATGCCTCCTCTGAACTTCGACGGCAGCTACATCGGGCTTTCGCGAGCTGCGCAAGAAGCAGTGAAACGGAATATAGCACGTGATCGTGCTCGTAACCCAGCAGTGGCAGGTCTGCATCCGAATACACCTATTCTTGAGCGGATACCTCTGGGACGCAATGAACTAGATGACGCCATCAACCTTTTGCGCTTGGCACCATCCCAATCCGACCAAGCTGTAGGGTTTATAGTGGTAATTCAGATGATCTGCGAAGCGGCAAGGTTTCGGTTCATTGAGGGTCTACTCCGCAATAGCATGAAGGATGTCTACGATCCCACTATACCAGGCCCTGCAACTCGAAGCCTGGAAAACCATTGGTCTGATATCTCTAAAGAGATCCAGAGGGTTCCGGCCAATCAAACACAATTCCAGAAGGCTGTTGTGCTCCATAATATCAGAAATGAACGCGTTGAAGTACGCAGTGTTGACTCAGACGTTGTTCGGGGTGTCGCTATGCTGCTCTACGATCGAAACCAAAACGCCAATCCTGGACCTTCAGCGAAAAAGCCTCTGTTAAAGAATTAA